A region of Carassius auratus strain Wakin chromosome 23, ASM336829v1, whole genome shotgun sequence DNA encodes the following proteins:
- the LOC113040850 gene encoding uncharacterized protein LOC113040850: MAERRVKYLRLTALRQDGNEVGALAQVFWSLAEGMGYNDAALKDHFNGGLDDPVPEEEMAQLEMLEFWEFVRYLQFRCTREVEDAHVFISSGENVRLSCNNVLPDRKSTTWIYTRFRNSSTVELIALGVKKKNTERHKRLSLGSDCSLNINNITKEDCGHYICQQYKNDKLQGSVYLHVLRVSSSSSSSQTEISAGRSLTLSCQLYSYSFAGVSCDDWNRSAGIELFWVNQAGVKLNISDSRYQILFSSDNCISSLTTTLLNEDHNREWRCEVTHRNQVKASVTYTVKRSG; encoded by the exons atggcggagaggcggGTCAAGTATCTTCGGTTGACCGCCCTCCGTCAAGACGGCAAcgaagtgggtgccctggctcaagtgttctggtccctggctgaAGGCATGGGATACAATGATGCGGCCCTTAAGGACCACTTCAATGGCGGCCTGGATGATCCAGTGCCCGAGGAAGAGATGGCGCAGTTGGAGATGCTGGAGTTCTGGGAATTCGTGCGCTACCTGCAGTTTcggt GTACCAGGGAAGTGGAAGATGCTCATGTGTTCATTAGTTCTGGGGAAAATGTCCGTCTGTCCTGTAATAACGTTCTTCCTGACCGTAAATCTACTACATGGATCTACACCAGATTCAGAAATTCATCAACAGTTGAACTGATTGCTTTAGGggtaaagaagaaaaacacagagagacacaagagactgagtctggggtctgactgctctctgaacatcaaCAACATCACTAAAGAAGATTGTGGGCATTACATCTGCCAGCAATATAAGAATGACAAACTACAAGGAAGtgtttatctgcatgttcttCGTG tatcttcatcttcctcatcctcaCAGACTGAGATCAGTGCAGGCCGGTCTTTGACTCTCTCCTGTCAGttgtattcatattcatttgCTGGAGTCTCTTGTGATGATTGGAACCGTTCTGCAGGAATTGAGCTGTTCTGGGTTAATCAGGCTGGTGTTAAACTGAACATATCTGACTCCAGATATCAGATATTATTCTCATCAGATAACTGTATCAGCTCTCTGACTAcaacactcctgaatgaagaCCACAACAGAGAGTGGAGATGTGAAGTTACTCACAGAAATCAAGTCAAGGCCTCCGTCACGTATACAGTTAAGCGTTCAggttag